Proteins encoded by one window of Mesorhizobium sp. INR15:
- a CDS encoding ABC transporter ATP-binding protein: MNPRLELRNICKRYPGVVANDDVSLSIQPGEIHAVLGENGAGKSTLMKIIYGAAQADSGEIYCDGKPIVSHNPAVSRALGIEMVYQHFALFESVSVVENIALSASSAFHLPTLADKIRELSLRYGMPIDPHRQVHDLSVGERQRVEIVRCLLQAPKLLILDEPTSVLTPQAVVKLFETLRQLAAEGCSIVYISHKLDEVQELCDTATVLRNGKVTGTARPKETTSLELARMMVGSKLPEVRVSPPNPSDTPVLEVKGLSVKARDHFGVDLKDVSFNVHGGEIVGLAGVSGNGQAELIALLSGERTHEQNDTIRICGTAAARLRSHERRKLGVAFVPEERLGRGAVPSHTLWENAVLTAHRFGTVRKGLIDRRKAKAFAAGIIDKFKVKANGPQSTAQSLSGGNLQKFIVGREIALKPRLFLVSQPTWGVDVGASAFIRQTIIDLSRAGAAVLVVSEELDELFEICDRLLVICQGKVSPPLMRTTTDREEIGLLMTGRSMSEGVSANSGGDVALQD; this comes from the coding sequence ATGAACCCGCGTCTAGAATTGCGCAACATCTGCAAGCGCTATCCTGGCGTCGTCGCCAATGACGACGTCTCTCTATCGATCCAGCCGGGCGAGATCCACGCTGTCCTCGGCGAAAACGGCGCCGGCAAATCCACCTTGATGAAAATCATCTATGGGGCGGCGCAGGCCGATTCCGGCGAGATCTACTGCGACGGCAAACCGATCGTGTCGCATAACCCGGCGGTTTCCCGCGCGCTCGGCATCGAGATGGTCTACCAGCATTTCGCGCTGTTCGAATCCGTATCGGTGGTCGAGAACATCGCGCTGTCGGCGAGCAGCGCATTCCATCTGCCGACGCTTGCCGACAAGATCCGCGAGCTTTCGCTTCGCTACGGCATGCCGATAGATCCGCACCGCCAGGTACATGACCTGTCGGTGGGCGAACGCCAGCGCGTGGAAATCGTGCGCTGCCTGCTGCAGGCGCCGAAACTGCTGATCCTTGACGAGCCGACATCGGTGCTGACGCCACAGGCAGTCGTCAAGCTCTTCGAAACGCTCCGGCAGCTCGCCGCCGAAGGGTGCAGCATCGTCTACATCAGCCATAAGCTCGACGAGGTGCAGGAACTCTGCGACACCGCCACCGTGCTGCGCAATGGCAAGGTCACCGGCACCGCTCGTCCCAAGGAGACGACATCGCTGGAACTTGCCCGCATGATGGTCGGTTCCAAGCTGCCTGAAGTGCGCGTCAGCCCGCCAAATCCGAGCGACACGCCGGTGCTTGAGGTCAAGGGGCTCTCGGTCAAGGCCCGAGACCATTTCGGCGTCGATCTCAAGGACGTGTCGTTCAATGTGCATGGCGGCGAAATCGTCGGTCTTGCCGGCGTCTCCGGAAACGGCCAGGCCGAACTGATCGCCTTGCTCAGTGGCGAGCGGACGCATGAGCAAAACGACACGATCAGGATTTGCGGCACCGCTGCCGCCCGCCTGCGTTCTCACGAACGCCGCAAGCTTGGCGTCGCCTTTGTTCCCGAAGAACGGCTCGGACGCGGCGCCGTGCCATCGCATACGTTGTGGGAGAACGCGGTGCTGACCGCGCACCGCTTCGGAACGGTGCGCAAGGGATTGATCGACCGCCGCAAGGCCAAGGCTTTCGCTGCCGGCATCATCGACAAGTTCAAGGTCAAGGCCAATGGCCCGCAATCGACCGCGCAAAGCCTGTCGGGCGGCAACCTGCAGAAGTTCATTGTCGGACGCGAGATCGCGCTCAAGCCAAGGCTGTTTCTGGTCTCCCAGCCAACCTGGGGGGTCGATGTCGGCGCATCCGCTTTCATCCGGCAGACCATCATCGATCTCAGCCGCGCCGGTGCGGCGGTGCTTGTCGTCTCAGAAGAACTCGACGAGCTGTTCGAAATCTGTGATCGGCTGCTGGTCATCTGCCAGGGAAAAGTGTCTCCGCCGCTCATGCGCACGACAACCGACCGCGAGGAAATCGGACTTCTGATGACCGGCCGGAGCATGAGCGAAGGTGTATCGGCAAACAGCGGGGGCGACGTTGCACTTCAGGATTGA
- a CDS encoding nitrilase-related carbon-nitrogen hydrolase produces the protein MSRDESAQPSRPLVAVAQYAPLHGAVSANLGLSLDRIDRAARGKASIVILPECCTTGLVFSDRSQLLAIAETIDGPSVTAWREIAGRLNIYLIAGMAERDGKQLYNTAVIVTPDGTVSHYRKAHVFGRERSLFDLGDQLACIETPWGKVGLAICYDLWFPEVTRALAASGATLVASPSNWSVPPRQSGDAQDAAPMAMHLAMAAACSNEITIACADRTGEEGGVRFLGQSFIVGPNGRLLAGPAGVGNDDCLVAEWPDSALTRTMVQSHMETRREDLYGSEVVTLGTGGNRAK, from the coding sequence ATGTCGCGGGATGAAAGCGCCCAACCTTCGCGGCCGTTGGTTGCAGTTGCCCAGTACGCGCCGTTGCATGGCGCGGTGTCAGCCAATCTCGGCCTGTCGTTGGACAGGATCGATAGGGCAGCACGGGGCAAGGCCTCGATCGTGATCTTGCCGGAATGTTGCACGACAGGGCTGGTCTTCTCAGACCGATCACAACTGCTTGCCATCGCCGAGACAATCGACGGCCCGAGCGTCACGGCCTGGCGCGAGATTGCCGGTCGCCTGAACATCTACCTGATCGCCGGCATGGCGGAGCGGGATGGAAAGCAGCTTTACAATACCGCCGTGATCGTCACACCCGATGGGACTGTTTCACACTATCGTAAGGCGCATGTCTTCGGCCGGGAGAGGAGCCTCTTCGATCTCGGCGATCAACTCGCCTGCATCGAGACGCCCTGGGGCAAGGTGGGATTGGCCATCTGCTACGACCTCTGGTTCCCGGAAGTGACACGCGCCCTGGCGGCAAGCGGTGCAACGCTTGTCGCCTCTCCCAGCAACTGGTCCGTCCCGCCACGTCAGTCCGGGGATGCACAAGACGCAGCGCCTATGGCGATGCATTTGGCGATGGCTGCGGCTTGCAGCAATGAAATCACTATTGCCTGCGCCGACCGCACCGGCGAGGAAGGCGGCGTGCGCTTCCTTGGGCAAAGCTTCATCGTTGGGCCCAATGGCCGGCTTCTGGCCGGTCCGGCTGGAGTGGGCAATGATGACTGCCTCGTCGCGGAATGGCCCGACTCGGCGCTCACCAGGACCATGGTGCAAAGCCACATGGAGACACGCCGCGAGGATCTCTACGGCAGTGAAGTTGTGACGCTCGGCACCGGGGGCAACCGGGCGAAATGA
- a CDS encoding GntR family transcriptional regulator, protein MSSRSQTIADTLTRAIIDHRLVPGCKLGERELAEIFDVSRIVVRQALIRLADDGLAQIERNRGAFVAKPSMQEAMEIYDALTLVEQGVAAQLSDRLGPAGWAELRHHVERQRQAVAVGNDALADVLGQEFHTVFVRLSRNKVMQEIHAQLVRRTTLLRSLITADFDYCNLLDDHSRVVDLLEKGRLKQVMDLIDTHHRSLVRGYIMDREVFPELTPAEALAPYLDGKADGSTTAIPLRRPAKAPGDGGAHVHVHLPKIDRAPTSRASTKKTNRGSSS, encoded by the coding sequence GTGAGCAGCCGCTCCCAGACGATCGCGGATACGTTGACGCGCGCCATCATCGATCATCGGCTCGTGCCGGGCTGCAAGCTTGGCGAACGCGAGCTGGCTGAAATATTCGACGTCAGCCGCATCGTCGTGCGACAGGCGTTGATCCGCCTCGCCGATGATGGGCTGGCGCAGATCGAGCGGAATCGTGGGGCATTTGTCGCCAAGCCCAGCATGCAAGAGGCGATGGAAATCTATGACGCGCTGACGCTTGTCGAACAGGGCGTGGCAGCCCAGCTCAGCGATCGGCTGGGCCCGGCCGGCTGGGCCGAACTGCGCCACCATGTCGAACGCCAGCGCCAAGCCGTGGCCGTCGGCAATGATGCACTGGCCGACGTGCTTGGCCAGGAATTCCATACAGTGTTCGTACGCCTCAGCCGCAACAAGGTGATGCAGGAGATCCATGCGCAGCTTGTGCGCCGCACGACGCTGTTGCGGTCCCTGATCACCGCTGATTTCGATTATTGCAATCTGCTGGACGACCACTCACGGGTTGTCGACCTTCTGGAAAAAGGCCGCCTGAAACAGGTGATGGATCTCATCGATACCCATCACCGCTCGCTGGTGCGCGGCTATATCATGGATCGCGAGGTGTTCCCGGAATTGACGCCCGCTGAAGCCCTGGCTCCCTATCTGGACGGCAAGGCCGACGGGTCAACAACGGCGATCCCGCTCAGGAGACCAGCAAAGGCACCGGGGGATGGCGGCGCGCACGTTCACGTCCATCTCCCCAAGATAGACCGGGCACCGACAAGCCGGGCATCAACAAAAAAAACCAACAGAGGGTCATCATCATGA
- a CDS encoding BMP family ABC transporter substrate-binding protein — MNDVTRREFLKYSGAIGAAVGAGGLSTIAQAQEVLKIGVVYVSPIAEIGWTKQHSLGVEAIKAEFGDKVELTVIDNIFMPQDAERIFREMASAGNKLIFGTSFSHGTPMQKVAPRFPKAAFEHCSGIVHLANLGTFEAKYYEGTFVAGAAGGYVSKSGKIGFIGGFPIPDIVGPANAFLLGAQSVNPNATCNALFLNSWFDPGKEKEAAKTLISQGCDVICSMTDTATGVQVAGEGGAWSIGYASDMAKFGSGKQLTSFVLDWTSDYVGAAKAVAAGTWKPEERWDGLAAGVVKMAPYNEGIPADSRAKLKQLEADIGSGKVHPYAGELKDQDGNVKVAGGSVLADNDIRGMNWFVKGMIGKLS; from the coding sequence ATGAACGACGTAACAAGACGGGAATTCCTGAAATACAGCGGCGCGATCGGCGCCGCGGTCGGCGCCGGCGGGCTGAGCACCATCGCCCAGGCGCAGGAGGTGCTGAAAATCGGCGTCGTCTACGTGTCGCCGATCGCTGAAATCGGCTGGACCAAGCAGCACAGCCTCGGCGTCGAGGCCATCAAGGCCGAGTTCGGCGACAAGGTCGAGCTCACCGTCATCGACAACATCTTCATGCCGCAGGACGCGGAACGCATTTTCCGGGAGATGGCGAGCGCCGGCAACAAGCTGATCTTCGGCACCAGCTTTTCGCATGGAACGCCTATGCAGAAAGTGGCGCCGAGGTTCCCGAAAGCGGCTTTCGAACATTGCTCCGGCATCGTCCATCTCGCCAATCTGGGAACCTTCGAAGCCAAATATTACGAAGGCACTTTCGTCGCCGGGGCGGCAGGCGGCTACGTCTCGAAATCGGGCAAGATCGGCTTCATCGGCGGCTTTCCGATCCCCGATATCGTCGGCCCTGCCAACGCGTTTCTGCTTGGCGCGCAAAGTGTCAATCCGAACGCCACCTGCAATGCGCTCTTCCTGAATTCCTGGTTCGATCCGGGCAAGGAAAAGGAGGCCGCCAAGACGCTGATTTCACAGGGCTGCGACGTCATCTGCTCGATGACGGACACGGCGACAGGCGTCCAGGTTGCCGGCGAAGGCGGTGCCTGGTCGATCGGCTATGCCAGCGACATGGCGAAGTTTGGTTCGGGCAAGCAGCTGACCTCATTCGTCCTCGACTGGACCAGCGACTATGTTGGCGCCGCCAAGGCCGTCGCCGCCGGCACCTGGAAGCCGGAAGAGCGTTGGGATGGATTGGCTGCCGGCGTCGTCAAGATGGCGCCCTACAATGAAGGCATTCCCGCCGATTCCCGCGCCAAGCTGAAGCAGCTTGAAGCCGACATCGGCAGCGGCAAGGTTCATCCCTATGCCGGCGAGTTGAAGGACCAGGACGGCAACGTCAAGGTCGCCGGCGGTTCGGTTCTCGCCGACAACGACATTCGCGGCATGAACTGGTTCGTGAAGGGGATGATCGGCAAGTTGAGCTGA
- a CDS encoding ABC transporter permease, whose product MDLFIAIFTGTIIAATPLIFAALGELVVEKSGVLNLGIEGMMLMGAALAFWAVTAGFSMPVAILAGALAGAAASLLFGVLALTFLTNQYAAGLALAIFGSGVSAFLGRGFGSDPIEALHRVNIPYLSDLPVIGPLLFRFDPMVYLALLMFGAISWFLYRTKAGLVLRTIGESPQTSHAIGYPVIRIRYMAVLFGGAMAGLAGAYLSVAYTPLWVENMTAGKGWIALALVVFATWRPLRILLGAWLFGGMTILQLQGQALGLNVPSELLSALPYLATIVVLVLISRNRQMLALHFPASLAKPFRPAN is encoded by the coding sequence ATGGATCTCTTCATCGCCATATTCACCGGCACCATCATTGCCGCGACACCCTTGATCTTCGCCGCTCTTGGCGAACTCGTGGTCGAAAAGTCAGGCGTTCTCAATCTCGGCATCGAAGGCATGATGCTGATGGGCGCGGCCCTTGCGTTCTGGGCGGTGACGGCGGGCTTTTCCATGCCCGTAGCGATCCTGGCCGGAGCGCTGGCGGGCGCTGCCGCATCCCTGCTGTTCGGCGTTCTGGCGCTGACCTTCCTCACCAATCAATACGCCGCCGGCCTAGCGCTGGCGATCTTCGGCTCCGGTGTCTCGGCCTTCCTTGGGCGTGGCTTCGGCAGCGATCCGATCGAGGCGCTGCATCGCGTCAACATTCCCTATCTGTCCGATCTGCCGGTGATCGGGCCGCTGCTGTTCCGCTTCGACCCGATGGTCTACCTGGCGCTGCTGATGTTCGGCGCCATCAGCTGGTTTCTCTATCGGACCAAGGCCGGCCTCGTCCTGCGCACGATCGGGGAGTCGCCTCAGACATCGCATGCGATCGGCTACCCAGTGATCAGGATACGCTACATGGCCGTGCTGTTCGGCGGGGCGATGGCGGGCCTGGCTGGTGCCTACCTGTCGGTCGCCTACACGCCGCTGTGGGTCGAGAACATGACCGCCGGCAAGGGCTGGATCGCTCTGGCGCTGGTCGTCTTCGCCACCTGGCGGCCGCTGCGCATCCTGCTCGGCGCATGGCTGTTCGGCGGCATGACGATCCTGCAGCTTCAGGGACAGGCGCTTGGGCTCAATGTGCCGTCCGAACTGTTGTCGGCCCTGCCCTATCTGGCAACGATCGTGGTGCTGGTCCTGATCTCGCGAAACCGCCAGATGCTGGCGCTGCATTTTCCAGCCTCGCTTGCAAAACCGTTTCGCCCCGCGAACTAG
- a CDS encoding ABC transporter permease produces the protein MHFRIEQRPEPSAPMRVAAPVLATALTVIVGSIFFASLGHDPLATLYAFFIEPLSSMNGLSEWLLKASPLILIACGLAIGFRANVWNIGAEGQFTMGAIAASGVGLFWPNPESALLLPLMFVAGMGAGMAWAAIPAFLRARMNTNEILVTLMMTYIATLFLSYLVHGPWRDPAGFNYPQTALLPTAAMLQSFDPAYRLNSSIFITVVAVIAMWLFTDRSFLGYKMSVSGAAPLAARYAGFRESAAVWIGLLAGGAAAGIAGMAEAAGPLGQLSPQISPGYGFAAIIVAFIGRLNAFGIVIGGLLMSLLFLGGEGVQMTLGLPSALTRIFQGILLFFLLAADFFIFYRIRLVREKA, from the coding sequence TTGCACTTCAGGATTGAACAAAGACCGGAGCCTTCCGCACCGATGCGCGTTGCCGCGCCGGTGCTGGCGACGGCGCTGACGGTGATCGTCGGCTCGATTTTCTTCGCGTCTCTCGGACACGATCCGCTGGCCACGCTCTATGCGTTCTTCATCGAACCGCTCAGCTCGATGAACGGGCTGTCGGAGTGGTTGCTCAAGGCATCGCCACTGATCCTCATCGCCTGCGGGCTGGCGATCGGTTTCCGCGCTAATGTCTGGAACATCGGCGCCGAGGGCCAGTTCACCATGGGCGCGATCGCCGCCAGCGGTGTCGGCCTCTTCTGGCCCAACCCGGAGAGCGCATTGCTGCTGCCGCTGATGTTCGTCGCCGGCATGGGCGCCGGCATGGCTTGGGCGGCAATCCCCGCCTTCCTGCGTGCCCGCATGAACACCAACGAAATTCTCGTCACGCTGATGATGACGTATATCGCCACGCTGTTCCTGTCCTATCTCGTGCATGGACCCTGGCGTGATCCGGCCGGCTTCAACTATCCGCAGACGGCACTTCTGCCGACGGCCGCCATGCTGCAGTCCTTCGACCCAGCGTACCGGCTTAATTCCTCGATCTTCATCACCGTCGTCGCCGTCATCGCGATGTGGCTGTTCACCGACCGCAGCTTCCTCGGCTACAAGATGTCGGTGAGCGGCGCCGCGCCGCTCGCTGCCCGCTATGCCGGATTTCGCGAGTCGGCGGCGGTCTGGATCGGCCTGCTGGCCGGAGGCGCCGCGGCAGGTATCGCCGGCATGGCCGAGGCCGCCGGACCGCTCGGCCAGCTCTCGCCGCAAATATCGCCGGGCTATGGCTTCGCGGCCATAATCGTTGCCTTCATCGGTCGGCTGAACGCCTTCGGCATCGTCATTGGCGGGCTCTTGATGTCGCTGCTTTTTCTCGGCGGCGAAGGCGTGCAGATGACGCTTGGCCTGCCCTCCGCGCTGACGCGCATCTTCCAGGGCATCCTGCTGTTCTTCCTGCTGGCTGCCGACTTCTTCATTTTCTATCGCATTCGCCTGGTACGGGAGAAAGCCTGA
- a CDS encoding aromatic ring-hydroxylating dioxygenase subunit alpha: MAKCSDTVILNLWHPIGAIAEAPSLTVQETVLLEERVSFAVSEKGEPIVWRSRPGLRPGDRAAAIALDERLPAKSAYGYVWTSLGNPPEELFPIPEYAEADRRKLNAATFGVNVSAPRAIENFLDMGHFPYVHTDILGVEPHTEVKEYDVEISADRDEILATRCRFFQPMASTTSDGGADVDYVYRVPHPYCSVLYKSSPVDETRRDVIAVFLQPVDQEHVRAHMLLCVLDEDNEDKVIKRFQQTIFGQDKPILENQVPKRLPLDPRAETPIRADKSAIAYRRWLSQKGVTYGVIPVAA, translated from the coding sequence ATGGCAAAATGCTCGGATACGGTAATCCTCAACCTCTGGCATCCGATCGGCGCCATTGCCGAAGCCCCTTCGCTCACTGTTCAGGAGACGGTGTTGCTTGAGGAGCGTGTCAGCTTTGCCGTGAGCGAGAAGGGCGAGCCCATCGTGTGGCGGTCGCGGCCGGGTTTGCGGCCGGGGGATCGAGCTGCGGCCATCGCCCTCGATGAGAGACTGCCGGCCAAGAGCGCCTATGGCTATGTCTGGACGTCGCTCGGCAACCCGCCCGAGGAGCTGTTTCCCATTCCGGAATACGCGGAAGCCGATCGGCGCAAGCTCAACGCCGCGACCTTCGGCGTGAATGTCTCGGCGCCACGCGCCATCGAGAATTTTCTCGACATGGGCCATTTCCCATACGTCCATACTGACATTCTCGGCGTCGAGCCGCACACCGAGGTCAAGGAATATGATGTCGAGATCTCCGCCGATCGCGACGAGATCCTGGCGACGCGCTGCCGCTTTTTCCAGCCGATGGCTTCGACCACTTCGGATGGCGGCGCGGATGTCGACTACGTCTACCGCGTGCCGCATCCCTATTGCTCGGTGCTCTACAAATCGAGCCCGGTCGACGAAACCCGGCGCGATGTCATTGCCGTCTTCCTGCAGCCGGTCGACCAGGAGCATGTGCGGGCCCACATGCTGCTGTGCGTGCTCGACGAGGACAATGAAGACAAGGTGATCAAGCGTTTTCAGCAGACGATCTTCGGCCAGGACAAGCCGATCCTCGAGAACCAGGTGCCGAAGCGCCTGCCGCTCGATCCTCGCGCGGAAACACCGATCCGGGCTGACAAG
- a CDS encoding aromatic ring-hydroxylating dioxygenase subunit alpha, producing the protein MATRCNDRELLNDWHVVADRAALACDTLFLTRLLGVDLAIACKDPGGTAVTRLDTGAAVKSAERYGFIWACLATPWRDIIYIPEANEADRHLVSGGSIAVKVSGLRAVENFLDMGHFPFIHTGWLGEEPHTEVVPYKVEITDKDEVLATECKFYQPVASPTAKRGFVVDYVYKVIRPYTVALYKSNPIQKDRLDVITLFVQPVDEENCVAHPYLCYLKEGMEAATVRSFMQLIFGQDKPILENQVPKRLPLDPRAETPIRADAVSVSYRRWLRDRAVTYGAIPAQT; encoded by the coding sequence ATGGCAACCCGTTGCAACGACCGTGAGCTTCTCAACGACTGGCATGTCGTTGCCGATCGGGCCGCACTGGCCTGCGATACGCTGTTCCTGACCCGTCTGCTGGGCGTCGACCTTGCCATCGCTTGCAAGGATCCTGGCGGAACAGCGGTCACACGGCTGGACACCGGAGCAGCGGTCAAGAGCGCTGAGCGATACGGCTTCATCTGGGCGTGCCTCGCTACGCCCTGGCGCGACATCATCTATATTCCCGAGGCTAACGAGGCGGATCGTCATCTGGTCAGCGGCGGCTCTATCGCGGTCAAGGTGTCCGGCCTGCGTGCCGTCGAGAATTTTCTCGACATGGGGCATTTCCCTTTCATTCACACGGGCTGGCTCGGCGAGGAGCCACATACCGAGGTGGTGCCCTACAAGGTGGAAATCACCGACAAGGACGAGGTTCTGGCGACGGAATGCAAATTCTATCAGCCGGTGGCTTCTCCAACCGCCAAGCGTGGGTTTGTTGTCGACTATGTCTACAAGGTTATCCGGCCCTACACGGTGGCGCTCTACAAGAGCAACCCGATCCAGAAGGATCGGCTCGACGTGATCACGCTTTTCGTACAGCCGGTCGATGAAGAGAACTGCGTCGCCCACCCTTATCTTTGCTATCTCAAGGAGGGCATGGAGGCGGCGACCGTACGCAGCTTCATGCAGCTGATCTTTGGCCAGGACAAACCGATCCTGGAGAACCAGGTGCCCAAGCGCCTGCCGCTCGATCCGCGCGCCGAGACACCGATCCGGGCGGACGCCGTCTCGGTCTCCTATCGACGCTGGCTGCGCGACCGGGCTGTCACCTACGGCGCCATACCAGCGCAAACCTGA
- a CDS encoding molybdopterin-dependent oxidoreductase, translating to MSRKLSHAHWGAFEATLKDGRIEAVSPFSHDSHPSALIQSVPSAVYAASRIAQPMVREGYLLRGPADMSRRRGAEPFVPVSWEEALQLVSRQLDSVKREYGNQAIFGGSYGWSSAGRINHARTLVHRFLYGFGGCVDQVTNYSWGAAAVLLPHVVGGIEAVAGPVTDWPSIIRNSKLMVLFGGAAEKNMLITTGGAGSHESPGSFKQARDAGVEFVSISPLKRDCGDWLGAEWLPIRPGADTALMLALAHTLIVNERVDLAFLDKYTVGYERYRDYVLGIADGTPKSASWAAGLTAIDADKIVDLALRMAGCRTMLSATWSLQRADHGEQPYWALIALAAMLGQIGLPGGGFGFGYGSINGMGTPRRPTSSPAMESGKNPLRLAIPVARMADLLLQPGRTIPFDGKTITFPDIKLVYWAGGNPFHHHQDINRLVDAWNRPETIIVHEVWWTATARQADIVLPATTTYERDDVGASPRDRFIVAMPKLIEPVGQARNDYDIFADLAGRLGFREHFTEGRDISGWIEHAYDRCRSKARAHNVDLPEFAQFWSDGFAEVPAPDEDFVLFANFRTDPRAHPLRTPSGRIEIFSETIAGFGYGNCPGHPVWLPPKEWHAAKAAERFPLHMISNQPSTRLHSQLDDAKLSRESKVSGREPVLINNSDAAARGIQDGDTVRVFNDRGACLAGAVLSREIMAGVVQLASGAWYHPEAYAEPGALDLHGNPNMLTRDEGTSFLGQGPSAQSALVEIEKFIGDRDPGHFQMPEVKPSR from the coding sequence ATGAGCCGCAAGTTAAGCCATGCGCATTGGGGGGCTTTCGAAGCCACCTTGAAAGACGGTCGGATCGAGGCGGTTTCGCCCTTCAGTCATGACAGCCATCCCTCCGCGCTGATCCAGTCGGTTCCAAGCGCCGTCTATGCGGCGTCGCGCATCGCGCAGCCAATGGTGCGCGAAGGCTACCTGTTGCGAGGCCCGGCCGACATGTCTCGGCGCCGTGGCGCGGAACCGTTCGTTCCCGTGAGCTGGGAGGAGGCGCTTCAACTGGTCTCACGGCAGTTGGACAGCGTAAAAAGAGAATACGGCAACCAGGCGATCTTCGGCGGCTCTTACGGATGGTCAAGCGCGGGACGGATCAATCACGCGCGCACGCTTGTCCATCGTTTCCTCTACGGGTTCGGCGGCTGTGTCGACCAGGTGACCAACTACAGTTGGGGAGCGGCGGCGGTGCTGCTGCCGCACGTCGTGGGTGGCATCGAAGCGGTTGCGGGGCCAGTTACCGACTGGCCAAGCATCATCAGGAACTCGAAACTCATGGTTCTGTTCGGCGGCGCCGCCGAAAAGAATATGCTGATCACGACAGGAGGAGCTGGTAGCCACGAAAGCCCAGGCTCGTTCAAACAGGCTCGGGACGCTGGCGTCGAATTCGTGTCCATCAGTCCGCTCAAGCGTGACTGTGGCGACTGGCTCGGCGCCGAGTGGTTGCCGATCCGGCCGGGCGCCGATACCGCACTGATGCTGGCGCTCGCCCACACGCTGATTGTCAATGAACGCGTCGACCTGGCATTCCTGGACAAATACACCGTCGGATACGAACGCTATCGCGACTATGTCCTGGGCATTGCGGACGGCACGCCAAAATCCGCGAGTTGGGCCGCCGGCCTTACCGCGATCGATGCAGACAAGATCGTTGATCTGGCGCTGCGCATGGCCGGCTGCCGGACGATGCTTTCGGCGACATGGTCGTTGCAGCGGGCGGACCATGGCGAGCAACCCTACTGGGCACTCATCGCCCTGGCTGCAATGCTTGGTCAGATAGGGTTGCCGGGTGGCGGCTTTGGCTTTGGCTATGGGTCGATCAACGGCATGGGCACGCCGCGTCGTCCAACAAGCTCTCCGGCGATGGAGTCGGGCAAGAACCCGCTCAGGCTGGCAATTCCGGTCGCCCGGATGGCGGACCTCCTGCTTCAGCCCGGCAGAACCATCCCTTTCGATGGCAAAACCATAACCTTCCCGGATATCAAGCTCGTCTACTGGGCCGGCGGCAATCCGTTCCATCACCACCAGGACATCAACCGCCTGGTCGATGCCTGGAACAGGCCAGAGACAATCATCGTGCATGAAGTCTGGTGGACGGCGACGGCACGCCAGGCCGACATCGTATTGCCCGCCACCACCACCTATGAGCGCGACGACGTCGGTGCATCGCCACGCGACCGCTTCATTGTCGCGATGCCGAAGTTGATTGAACCGGTAGGTCAGGCACGCAACGATTATGACATCTTCGCCGACCTGGCAGGCCGGCTCGGCTTTCGCGAACATTTTACAGAGGGCCGCGATATCAGCGGATGGATAGAGCACGCCTATGACCGGTGCCGGTCGAAGGCGCGGGCACACAATGTCGATTTGCCGGAGTTCGCCCAGTTCTGGAGCGATGGGTTTGCCGAGGTGCCGGCGCCTGACGAGGACTTTGTGCTGTTTGCTAATTTCCGCACTGACCCCAGGGCGCATCCTCTCCGCACGCCATCGGGACGCATTGAAATCTTCAGTGAGACGATTGCGGGCTTCGGGTACGGCAATTGTCCCGGGCATCCGGTCTGGTTGCCGCCCAAGGAATGGCACGCCGCCAAAGCGGCCGAGCGGTTCCCGCTCCACATGATATCAAATCAGCCATCGACACGGCTCCACAGCCAACTGGATGACGCGAAGCTGAGCCGAGAATCGAAAGTATCTGGGCGTGAGCCCGTTCTTATCAACAACAGCGATGCCGCAGCACGCGGAATCCAGGATGGCGACACGGTGCGCGTGTTCAATGATCGGGGCGCTTGCCTCGCCGGCGCGGTGCTGTCGCGAGAAATCATGGCAGGGGTTGTGCAGCTCGCCTCAGGTGCCTGGTATCATCCAGAGGCGTACGCAGAACCGGGCGCCCTTGACCTCCATGGCAATCCGAACATGCTGACCCGGGATGAGGGGACATCATTCCTCGGCCAGGGCCCCTCGGCCCAGTCTGCTCTCGTTGAGATAGAAAAATTCATTGGCGATCGAGACCCGGGCCATTTCCAGATGCCTGAGGTCAAGCCAAGCCGCTAA